A genomic window from Halomonas sp. LR3S48 includes:
- a CDS encoding cytochrome P450/oxidoreductase: protein MTSAIHRTQAGAVGCPFHSPGEPPLAPNGCPVSPRAAAFDPFDRPYQLDPAEALRWSREQEPVFYSPKLGYWVVSRYDDIKAIFRDNLTFSPSIALEKITPASKEAQAVLERYDYGMNRTLVNEDEPAHMARRRELLEAFTPEALEAHAPMVRRLVREKLDAIIDRGRADLVAEMFWEVPLTVALHFLGVPEEDMEQLRRFSVAHTLNTWGRPSPEQQIEVAEGVGKFWHYSGEVLRKMQARPEGHGWMYDMIEKNRHKPDVVTDNYLHSMMMAIIVAAHETTALATANAFRQLLSRPAVWADLCDNPELIPAAAEECLRHSGSVVAWRRIATREVEVGGVTIPEGGRILMVTASANHDPAHFENPDELDIYRDNAVDHLTFGYGSHQCMGKNLGRMEMRIFLEEFTRRLPHLELEEQEFTFLPNTSFRGPEALWVRWDPAQNPERRDPEVRSAQRDFPVGAPSRQDIAREMVVAKMQAAAQGVLQIALEDPRGRRVPEWSPGSHVELVVGDYVRKYSLCGEVDDPYWLQIAVLREPQGRGGSAWIHEHLEPGMTLRLRGPKNHFRLDESAEHYVLIAGGIGITPILAMADRLKRLGKSYELHYAGRARSSMAFVERLARDHGKTLHLYRKEEGERLDLAGLLAEPSEGTLLYACGPERLLAALEAGTAHWPEGSLHVEHFSAEGALLDPAREHAFEVELADSELIVEVAPDRTLLQALRAAGVDVPSDCEEGLCGSCQVDVVEGEIDHRDKVLTAAERAGQDRLMSCCSRAKGKKLVLAL, encoded by the coding sequence ATGACATCAGCCATTCACCGGACCCAGGCCGGTGCCGTCGGCTGCCCCTTCCACTCACCAGGAGAGCCGCCGCTGGCGCCCAACGGCTGCCCCGTGTCGCCCCGGGCGGCGGCCTTCGACCCCTTCGACCGCCCTTACCAGCTCGACCCCGCCGAGGCGCTGCGCTGGTCCCGCGAGCAGGAGCCGGTGTTCTACAGCCCCAAACTCGGCTACTGGGTCGTGAGCCGCTACGACGACATCAAGGCGATCTTCCGCGACAACCTCACCTTTTCGCCGTCGATCGCGCTGGAGAAGATCACCCCGGCAAGCAAAGAGGCCCAGGCGGTGCTCGAGCGTTACGACTATGGCATGAACCGCACCCTGGTGAACGAGGACGAGCCGGCCCACATGGCGCGGCGGCGCGAGCTGCTCGAGGCCTTTACGCCCGAGGCGCTGGAGGCTCATGCGCCGATGGTGCGCCGCCTGGTGCGCGAGAAGCTCGACGCCATCATCGACCGCGGCCGTGCTGACCTGGTTGCCGAGATGTTCTGGGAGGTGCCGCTCACCGTGGCGCTGCACTTCCTCGGCGTGCCCGAGGAGGACATGGAGCAGCTGCGCCGCTTCTCCGTCGCCCATACGCTCAATACCTGGGGACGCCCCTCACCGGAGCAGCAGATCGAGGTGGCCGAGGGGGTCGGCAAGTTCTGGCACTACTCCGGCGAGGTACTCAGGAAGATGCAGGCCCGGCCGGAGGGTCACGGCTGGATGTACGACATGATCGAGAAGAACCGCCACAAGCCGGACGTGGTCACCGACAACTACCTGCACTCGATGATGATGGCGATCATCGTCGCCGCCCACGAGACCACCGCGCTGGCCACCGCCAACGCCTTCCGCCAGCTGCTCTCGCGTCCCGCGGTGTGGGCCGATCTGTGCGACAACCCCGAGCTGATTCCCGCCGCGGCCGAGGAGTGCCTGCGCCACTCCGGCTCGGTGGTGGCCTGGCGGCGCATCGCCACCCGCGAGGTGGAGGTGGGCGGCGTGACCATCCCCGAAGGCGGCAGGATTCTGATGGTCACGGCCTCGGCCAACCACGACCCGGCCCACTTCGAGAATCCCGACGAGCTCGACATCTACCGCGACAACGCCGTCGACCACCTCACCTTCGGCTACGGCAGCCACCAGTGCATGGGCAAGAACCTGGGGCGCATGGAGATGCGCATCTTCCTCGAGGAGTTCACCCGCCGCCTGCCGCATTTGGAGCTCGAGGAACAGGAATTCACCTTCCTGCCCAATACCTCCTTCCGTGGCCCCGAGGCGCTGTGGGTGCGCTGGGACCCGGCGCAAAATCCCGAACGCCGCGACCCGGAAGTGCGCAGTGCCCAGCGCGATTTCCCGGTGGGGGCGCCCTCGCGCCAGGACATCGCTCGGGAAATGGTCGTCGCCAAGATGCAGGCAGCGGCGCAGGGTGTGCTGCAGATCGCTCTGGAAGATCCCCGTGGACGCCGCGTGCCGGAGTGGAGCCCCGGCTCCCACGTCGAATTGGTCGTGGGCGACTACGTGCGCAAGTACTCGCTGTGCGGCGAGGTGGACGATCCCTACTGGCTGCAGATTGCCGTGCTGCGTGAGCCCCAGGGGCGAGGTGGCTCGGCCTGGATTCACGAGCACCTCGAGCCGGGCATGACCCTGCGCCTGCGCGGGCCCAAGAATCACTTCCGCCTCGATGAGTCGGCCGAGCACTACGTGTTGATTGCCGGCGGCATCGGCATCACGCCGATCCTCGCCATGGCCGACCGCTTGAAGCGGCTGGGCAAGTCCTACGAGCTGCACTATGCCGGGCGCGCGCGGTCCAGTATGGCCTTCGTCGAGCGGCTCGCGCGCGATCATGGCAAGACGTTGCATCTCTACCGCAAGGAGGAGGGCGAACGACTCGATCTCGCCGGCCTGCTCGCCGAGCCAAGCGAAGGCACGCTGCTCTACGCCTGCGGCCCCGAGCGGCTACTCGCGGCGCTCGAGGCCGGTACCGCCCACTGGCCGGAGGGTAGCCTGCATGTAGAGCACTTCTCGGCGGAGGGAGCGCTGCTGGACCCGGCCAGGGAGCACGCCTTCGAGGTCGAGCTTGCCGACTCCGAGCTGATCGTCGAGGTGGCGCCGGACCGCACCCTGCTGCAGGCGCTGCGCGCCGCCGGTGTCGACGTGCCCAGCGACTGCGAGGAGGGGCTTTGCGGCTCCTGCCAGGTCGACGTGGTGGAAGGCGAGATCGATCACCGCGACAAGGTGCTCACCGCCGCCGAGCGCGCCGGCCAGGACCGGCTGATGAGCTGTTGTTCGAGAGCCAAGGGCAAGAAACTGGTGCTGGCCCTCTAA
- a CDS encoding TRAP transporter substrate-binding protein: MKKLATLAALAAISLGAFQGAAATELTVSTWAGPNHGVNTIVWPTWGKWVEEATEGRVSVNVVHDMGPPGAQMELIADGVADVTWLFHGLMPGRFELTKLPELPTFENFSSEAASVAYWRTHNEYFAEAGEHRGVEVIGVGVHGPGSLFLNESIDSLDDLRGKRVRIGGGVMGDISNALALTGVALPPASTYEAATQGVVDGAMLTLEGLKSFRLAEVLPYTVQMPGGFYRGSFSLVINPDTWASLSEEDRTAIQEISGERLSRLFGYMMDVVDVRGIEFAEQQDNTFIELPAEEIERFQQMAVDLPGAWMEAAGARGVDGEAAHAYFFEQLDAAEGEEGLSADEVIDPEA, translated from the coding sequence ATGAAAAAACTCGCGACACTGGCCGCGCTCGCCGCGATCTCCCTCGGCGCCTTCCAGGGGGCCGCCGCCACCGAACTGACGGTGAGCACCTGGGCGGGCCCCAACCACGGCGTCAACACCATCGTCTGGCCGACCTGGGGCAAGTGGGTCGAAGAGGCCACCGAGGGGCGCGTCAGCGTCAACGTCGTCCACGACATGGGTCCGCCGGGTGCCCAGATGGAGCTGATCGCCGACGGCGTGGCCGACGTCACCTGGCTATTCCACGGCCTGATGCCGGGGCGCTTCGAGCTGACCAAGCTCCCCGAGCTGCCCACCTTCGAGAACTTTTCCTCGGAAGCCGCCTCGGTGGCCTACTGGCGTACCCACAACGAGTACTTCGCCGAGGCCGGCGAGCATCGTGGCGTCGAGGTGATCGGTGTGGGCGTACACGGTCCGGGCTCGCTGTTTCTCAATGAATCGATCGACAGTCTGGATGACCTTCGTGGCAAGCGCGTGCGCATCGGTGGCGGCGTGATGGGCGATATCTCCAATGCGCTGGCGCTCACCGGTGTGGCGTTGCCGCCGGCCAGCACCTACGAGGCGGCAACCCAGGGCGTGGTCGATGGCGCCATGCTGACCCTGGAGGGTCTCAAGAGCTTCCGCCTGGCCGAGGTATTGCCCTACACGGTGCAGATGCCGGGCGGCTTCTACCGTGGCAGCTTCTCGCTGGTGATCAACCCCGACACCTGGGCCTCGCTCTCCGAGGAAGATCGAACGGCGATCCAGGAAATTTCAGGCGAGCGTCTCTCGCGCCTGTTCGGCTACATGATGGACGTGGTCGACGTCCGCGGCATCGAGTTCGCCGAACAGCAGGACAACACCTTCATCGAACTGCCGGCCGAGGAGATCGAGCGCTTCCAGCAGATGGCGGTCGATCTGCCCGGAGCCTGGATGGAAGCCGCCGGTGCCAGGGGCGTCGACGGCGAGGCCGCGCATGCCTACTTCTTCGAACAGCTTGATGCCGCCGAGGGCGAAGAGGGCCTGTCGGCCGACGAGGTAATCGACCCCGAAGCCTGA
- the chrA gene encoding chromate efflux transporter codes for MPPPLPHHVPFREAVHVWLRIALLSFGGPAGQIAVMHRILVEEKRWIGENRFLHALNYCMLLPGPEAQQLAIYIGWLMHRTKGGLLAGTLFVLPGFISILALSYLYAALGNVSMVEGLFFGLKAAVLAIVINAVVRIGKRALRNNVMLGIAAAAFVAIFFLDIAFPLIILGAALIGFLGGKAGSPLFRVGGGHGAEGASGLADGDSLLGAELPDHARPNRAWSLKVSGICLTLWLTPVALLLLTLGPDNVFSQIATFFSQMAVVTFGGAYAVLSYVAQAAVQSYGWLAPGEMLDGLGMAETTPGPLIQVVQFVGFMGAFREAASLDPWLAATLAAILTTWVTFVPCFLWIFLGAPYVERLRDNAALSGAMTAITAAVVGVVLNLAVWFGLHVVFAEVGEWRAAGLRLLIPDVASLDVAALVLSVAALLAIFRFGVGMLKVLGACALAGMLLALL; via the coding sequence ATGCCACCGCCCCTGCCCCACCACGTTCCCTTTCGCGAGGCCGTTCACGTCTGGCTGCGCATTGCACTACTCAGCTTCGGCGGCCCCGCCGGGCAGATAGCGGTGATGCATCGCATCCTGGTAGAGGAGAAGCGCTGGATCGGCGAGAACCGTTTTCTGCATGCGCTCAATTACTGCATGTTGCTGCCGGGGCCGGAGGCGCAGCAGCTGGCGATCTACATCGGCTGGCTGATGCATCGCACCAAGGGCGGCCTGCTGGCCGGCACGCTGTTCGTGCTGCCCGGTTTCATCAGCATTCTCGCGCTCAGCTACCTGTATGCCGCGCTGGGCAATGTGAGCATGGTGGAGGGGTTGTTTTTCGGGCTGAAGGCGGCGGTGCTGGCCATCGTGATCAACGCGGTGGTGCGCATCGGTAAACGTGCCCTGCGCAACAACGTGATGCTGGGCATCGCCGCGGCCGCCTTCGTGGCGATCTTCTTTCTCGATATCGCCTTCCCGCTGATCATTCTCGGGGCTGCGCTGATCGGCTTTCTCGGCGGCAAGGCCGGCTCGCCCCTGTTTCGTGTCGGCGGCGGCCATGGCGCGGAGGGGGCGAGCGGCCTGGCCGACGGCGATTCCCTGCTGGGCGCCGAATTACCCGACCACGCGCGGCCCAACCGTGCCTGGTCGCTGAAAGTATCGGGCATCTGCCTGACGCTGTGGCTGACGCCGGTGGCTCTGCTGCTGCTGACGCTGGGGCCGGACAACGTGTTCAGCCAGATCGCCACCTTCTTCAGCCAGATGGCGGTGGTGACCTTCGGCGGCGCCTACGCGGTGCTGAGCTACGTGGCCCAGGCAGCGGTACAGAGCTACGGCTGGCTGGCACCGGGCGAGATGCTCGACGGCCTGGGCATGGCCGAGACCACCCCAGGCCCGCTGATCCAGGTGGTGCAGTTCGTCGGTTTCATGGGTGCCTTCCGCGAGGCAGCCTCTCTCGACCCCTGGCTGGCCGCCACCCTGGCGGCAATCCTCACCACCTGGGTCACCTTCGTGCCCTGCTTTCTGTGGATCTTCCTCGGCGCCCCCTACGTGGAGCGCCTGCGCGACAACGCCGCGCTGAGTGGCGCTATGACCGCGATCACCGCTGCGGTAGTGGGCGTGGTGCTCAACCTGGCGGTGTGGTTCGGCCTGCATGTGGTATTCGCCGAGGTAGGCGAATGGCGCGCCGCGGGGCTGCGCCTGTTGATCCCCGATGTCGCCAGCCTGGACGTGGCCGCCCTGGTCCTCTCGGTGGCCGCCCTGCTGGCGATCTTCCGCTTCGGCGTGGGCATGCTCAAGGTGTTGGGTGCCTGCGCCCTGGCCGGCATGCTGTTGGCTCTGCTGTAA
- a CDS encoding sigma-54-dependent Fis family transcriptional regulator, giving the protein MNTRAALRTPDVIRQAREHLSRGQLPMDLLDASIGRSWQRCLEHGLSPGIRLDLPRLDSRELRLQCEQHRHLIELADPLVSQMTEDLRGCQLLLATPAATILKSYGRNFVLDERLRIGAGINLDERWFGTNAPALALIERAPVLVKSCEHLLFPDNPVSCVAAPLFDLSGDCLGLIDLTFEANHPRPEIFLRRVQQLTGALEQRLFLHHYQQRWVLQVHASLAELDSVSCGLVAINDAGLILAVDTQATQWLGQLPASLVGRSIEELLGSPWPTFQQQCEGQSELLGLELTGGRLFGRLNPPEQWQPAEVVRIPSPPPVTTPVGRQLDDLIASWPTPLVREAHRAARALSAGLPVLLQGETGTGKEQLAQALHASLRGQRPFVALNCAALPESLIEAELFGYGDGAFTGARKGGYGGRLVQANGGTLLLDEIGDMPLALQARLLRVLQERVVTPLGDHREVPIDCRVIAASHRDLEALVAAGDFREDLFYRLAGVVVELPTLDEQADLAGRIRERWNSLCHRHGRDTILDESLVERLAAYPWPGNWRELEHCLEAALVGTETQCHRLTLEGLSPRWQRKLQASVTGNPTAAPKATEELTGGPQVLRELEHNHMVRTLEAHGGNMTAAARALGISRSTLYRRLG; this is encoded by the coding sequence ATGAACACCAGAGCCGCCCTGAGAACCCCCGACGTGATCCGCCAAGCCCGTGAGCATCTGAGTCGTGGCCAGCTGCCAATGGATCTGCTCGATGCCAGCATCGGCCGTTCCTGGCAGCGCTGCCTGGAACATGGCCTTAGCCCGGGCATTCGGCTCGACCTGCCGCGACTCGACAGTCGCGAATTGCGCCTCCAATGCGAGCAGCATCGCCACCTGATCGAACTGGCCGACCCTCTGGTCAGCCAGATGACCGAGGATCTGCGCGGCTGCCAGCTGCTGCTCGCCACCCCGGCTGCCACCATACTGAAAAGCTACGGGCGAAATTTCGTTCTGGATGAGCGTCTACGCATCGGGGCAGGCATCAACCTGGACGAGCGATGGTTCGGCACCAATGCACCGGCCCTGGCGCTCATCGAACGGGCCCCGGTACTGGTCAAATCCTGCGAGCATCTGCTGTTCCCCGACAACCCGGTCTCCTGCGTGGCTGCCCCGCTGTTCGACCTCAGCGGCGACTGCCTGGGGCTGATCGACCTCACCTTCGAGGCCAACCATCCGCGCCCCGAGATTTTCCTGCGTCGGGTGCAGCAGCTCACCGGGGCACTGGAGCAGCGGCTCTTCCTCCACCACTACCAGCAGCGCTGGGTACTTCAGGTGCACGCCTCGCTGGCCGAGCTGGACAGCGTGAGCTGCGGCCTGGTGGCGATCAACGATGCCGGCTTGATCCTGGCGGTGGATACTCAGGCCACTCAGTGGCTGGGGCAACTTCCCGCCTCTCTGGTCGGACGCTCAATCGAGGAGCTATTGGGCAGCCCCTGGCCGACATTTCAGCAGCAGTGCGAAGGGCAGTCGGAACTCCTGGGCCTGGAGCTGACCGGCGGCCGGCTATTCGGTCGTCTCAATCCTCCCGAGCAGTGGCAACCGGCCGAGGTCGTTCGCATACCGTCACCGCCGCCCGTCACGACACCTGTTGGCCGACAATTGGACGACCTGATAGCGAGCTGGCCCACGCCCTTGGTTCGGGAGGCACACCGCGCCGCGCGAGCCCTGTCCGCGGGCTTGCCGGTACTGCTACAGGGTGAAACCGGGACCGGCAAGGAGCAACTGGCCCAGGCGCTGCACGCCAGCCTGCGTGGACAACGACCCTTCGTAGCGCTCAACTGCGCAGCGCTGCCCGAGAGCCTGATCGAAGCGGAGCTGTTCGGCTACGGCGACGGTGCCTTCACCGGGGCCCGCAAGGGAGGTTATGGCGGTCGCCTGGTGCAGGCCAATGGCGGCACCTTGCTGCTCGACGAGATCGGCGACATGCCGTTGGCGCTACAGGCCCGGCTGCTGCGGGTACTGCAGGAGCGGGTGGTGACACCGCTCGGCGATCACCGCGAGGTGCCCATCGACTGCCGCGTAATCGCCGCCAGCCATCGCGACCTGGAGGCTCTGGTGGCGGCCGGCGACTTCCGCGAAGACCTCTTCTACCGTCTGGCCGGGGTGGTCGTGGAGCTTCCCACCCTTGACGAACAAGCCGATCTCGCAGGCCGGATTCGTGAACGCTGGAATTCGCTGTGCCATCGCCATGGCCGCGACACGATCCTGGATGAGAGCCTGGTCGAACGTCTGGCCGCTTACCCATGGCCCGGCAACTGGCGTGAGCTGGAACACTGCCTGGAGGCTGCCCTGGTGGGCACCGAAACGCAGTGCCACCGCCTGACCCTGGAAGGACTCTCGCCGCGCTGGCAGCGCAAACTTCAGGCAAGCGTCACCGGCAACCCCACGGCTGCACCGAAAGCGACAGAGGAGCTCACCGGAGGACCTCAAGTGCTGCGTGAGTTGGAACATAACCATATGGTACGCACCCTCGAGGCCCACGGCGGCAACATGACTGCCGCCGCTCGCGCACTCGGCATCAGCCGCTCGACGCTCTACCGACGGCTGGGGTAG
- a CDS encoding aldehyde dehydrogenase family protein: MTQLSSTIQSWLDKSHAHFIGGEWLPAASGRTLDVYNPATAEVISRVPAGDAADIDAAVGAAREAFRDWRKSRPARREKLLLDLADALEARADDFALLETLDNGKPVTFSRHMDVNLAIDFIRYTAGWATKIEGRSMTPSMPFVPDDKQIVAYTRREPIGVVGAIIPWNFPLLMAAWKVAPALAAGCSIVLKPAEDTPLTALLLAELVEQVGFPAGTFNVVTGLGHEAGAALAGHPGINKVAFTGSTPVGKQIGHAAMENLTRTTLELGGKSPVMVLADADVEGAAAGAAQAIFFNQGQVCTAGSRIYVHESIHDAFVAKLAEQAQGLTLAPGWEPASTLGPLVSAKQQKRVLDYIDQARSDGGTIVTGGGKGSDTGYFVEPTVITGLAQGSRCVQEEIFGPVVVVQTFRELDELVTLANDSPYGLAASIWSNDLSAVNRLVPEIEAGSVWVNGHNLLDACMPFGGFKQSGIGRELSDSLIEHYTEQKSVVMIV, encoded by the coding sequence ATGACGCAGCTCTCCAGCACTATCCAGTCCTGGCTGGACAAGAGCCACGCCCATTTCATCGGTGGAGAGTGGCTTCCCGCTGCCAGCGGGCGAACCCTGGACGTCTACAACCCCGCTACCGCCGAGGTGATCAGCCGGGTTCCCGCGGGCGATGCCGCCGATATCGACGCCGCGGTTGGTGCGGCCCGGGAGGCCTTTCGCGACTGGCGCAAGTCGCGACCGGCGAGGCGCGAGAAGTTGCTGCTGGATCTCGCCGATGCCCTGGAGGCGCGCGCCGACGACTTCGCCCTGCTCGAGACGCTGGACAACGGCAAGCCGGTAACCTTCTCGCGGCATATGGATGTGAACCTGGCCATCGATTTCATTCGCTACACCGCCGGTTGGGCCACCAAGATCGAGGGGCGCAGCATGACGCCCTCGATGCCCTTCGTGCCTGACGACAAGCAGATTGTCGCCTATACCCGCCGCGAGCCCATCGGTGTGGTGGGGGCGATCATTCCGTGGAACTTCCCGCTGTTGATGGCGGCCTGGAAGGTGGCGCCAGCGCTGGCTGCCGGCTGCAGCATCGTGCTCAAGCCCGCCGAGGACACTCCGCTCACTGCTCTGTTGCTGGCCGAGCTGGTCGAGCAGGTGGGTTTTCCTGCCGGCACGTTCAATGTCGTCACCGGGTTAGGCCATGAAGCGGGTGCGGCCCTGGCCGGTCACCCAGGCATCAACAAGGTGGCCTTCACCGGCTCCACACCGGTAGGCAAGCAGATCGGTCATGCTGCCATGGAGAACCTGACCCGCACGACCCTGGAGCTGGGCGGCAAGTCGCCGGTGATGGTGCTGGCCGATGCGGATGTCGAGGGTGCTGCTGCCGGTGCCGCCCAGGCGATTTTCTTCAACCAGGGGCAGGTGTGCACCGCTGGCTCACGGATCTATGTTCACGAGTCGATCCACGACGCCTTCGTCGCCAAGCTTGCCGAGCAGGCCCAGGGCCTGACCCTGGCGCCGGGCTGGGAGCCAGCCTCCACCCTTGGCCCGCTGGTCTCCGCCAAGCAGCAGAAGCGTGTGCTCGATTATATCGATCAGGCACGCAGCGACGGCGGTACCATCGTTACCGGCGGCGGCAAGGGCAGCGATACCGGCTATTTCGTCGAGCCCACGGTGATCACCGGCCTGGCTCAGGGCAGCCGCTGCGTGCAGGAGGAGATCTTCGGTCCGGTAGTGGTTGTGCAGACTTTTCGTGAGCTGGACGAGCTGGTGACCCTGGCCAACGACTCCCCCTATGGGCTTGCTGCCAGCATCTGGTCCAACGATCTCTCGGCGGTCAACCGCCTGGTGCCGGAGATCGAGGCCGGCAGCGTCTGGGTCAACGGCCATAACCTGCTGGATGCCTGCATGCCCTTTGGTGGCTTCAAGCAGTCGGGTATCGGTCGCGAGCTCAGCGACTCCTTGATCGAGCACTACACCGAGCAGAAATCGGTCGTGATGATCGTCTAG
- a CDS encoding FAD-dependent oxidoreductase, whose product MNHDAASEVLIAGGGPAGAALAMLLHRAGRRVTLVSRCRDYRAIEGISRRSLQALQGLGLARAAAHAVGPLPRRVTWAGEARAPNAEWLLPRPDFDAALLEDLRAAGITVIEGRISGLASSGEKVRLTLADGRVLTAHWGVEARGRAAARHHFRDTAPWSVPAWILRGEAADDAPASAALSLPDGGWAWWSRLSGQQYLQLALPEPTLTLARRDPAVWLAAQPALAELWGESPIQHHYQRPSMLGRTRVREGRVWRLGDAAMAIDPLSGQGIYNALSSAHGLAPVLNSLVEGASLAPLERFHQRRQDAQYWRFARAGRDFYRQAMAADPAPYWAARCHWPDLRPLHVPEPWAHVRVGRGLAVVGTRLAERELVFTPDQPLGIQAVAGVALAPLVGAMQAEDSARVAALLAEAGSAAPAVSRWWSDHLDWPALPAVTPATAVSPADSASQ is encoded by the coding sequence ATGAACCATGACGCGGCCAGCGAGGTGCTGATCGCCGGAGGCGGCCCTGCCGGGGCCGCCTTGGCGATGTTGCTGCATCGCGCCGGCCGGCGGGTCACCCTGGTGAGCCGCTGCCGCGATTATCGTGCCATCGAAGGTATCTCACGCCGAAGCCTTCAGGCCCTGCAGGGCCTGGGGTTGGCTCGGGCCGCCGCCCATGCAGTGGGGCCCTTGCCACGCCGGGTTACCTGGGCGGGCGAAGCGCGGGCGCCCAATGCCGAGTGGCTGCTGCCCCGGCCCGATTTCGACGCAGCCCTGCTGGAGGACCTGCGCGCAGCCGGCATCACCGTGATCGAGGGGCGTATAAGCGGACTCGCCAGCAGTGGCGAGAAAGTGCGGCTGACCCTGGCGGACGGCCGGGTGCTGACGGCCCACTGGGGCGTGGAGGCGCGAGGCAGGGCGGCGGCGCGGCACCATTTTCGCGATACCGCTCCTTGGTCGGTACCGGCCTGGATCCTGCGCGGCGAGGCCGCGGACGACGCGCCGGCCAGCGCCGCCTTGTCGCTGCCCGATGGCGGCTGGGCCTGGTGGTCACGCCTTTCCGGCCAGCAGTACCTGCAGCTGGCGTTACCGGAACCGACCCTGACGCTGGCTCGCCGCGATCCGGCCGTCTGGCTGGCGGCCCAGCCGGCCTTGGCGGAACTCTGGGGCGAGAGCCCCATCCAGCATCACTATCAGCGCCCCAGCATGCTGGGGCGCACCCGCGTGCGGGAGGGTCGAGTGTGGCGGCTAGGGGACGCTGCCATGGCCATCGATCCCCTCTCCGGCCAGGGCATCTACAATGCGCTCTCCTCTGCCCATGGCCTGGCGCCGGTTCTCAATAGCCTGGTTGAAGGAGCCAGCCTCGCCCCTCTGGAGCGTTTCCACCAGCGGCGTCAGGATGCCCAGTACTGGCGCTTCGCGCGGGCCGGGCGGGACTTCTATCGCCAGGCCATGGCCGCCGACCCCGCCCCTTACTGGGCGGCGCGTTGCCACTGGCCCGATCTTCGGCCGCTGCACGTGCCGGAGCCTTGGGCACACGTTCGGGTCGGCCGCGGACTGGCTGTCGTCGGCACCCGCCTGGCCGAGCGTGAACTTGTCTTTACCCCGGATCAGCCCTTGGGGATCCAGGCGGTGGCAGGAGTGGCCCTGGCGCCCCTGGTCGGGGCCATGCAGGCCGAGGATAGTGCCCGGGTAGCTGCGCTACTGGCCGAGGCGGGTTCTGCGGCCCCTGCGGTGAGCCGTTGGTGGTCGGATCACCTTGATTGGCCGGCGTTGCCGGCTGTAACCCCTGCCACTGCCGTTTCGCCGGCCGACTCCGCCAGCCAATAG